A section of the Ogataea parapolymorpha DL-1 chromosome II, whole genome shotgun sequence genome encodes:
- a CDS encoding Zinc finger protein zpr1 has translation MKRNESSDSTNSKKPKLRMGEDQQAKKEEFFQPVGQAAEEVDHEQVPENDNDGIRMTGAEDAQGHPVQEIDSLCMNCHETGVSRLLLTSIPYFREIVVISFECPHCGFKNSEIQPASTIAEKGSRYVLKIENKEDFNRQVVKSDYCTCKFIELDIEIPAKRGQLTTVEGLLSEMVEDLEMDQPQRKEVQPEIYEKIEQFLAKIRSVLNGETGLPLTFLIDDPSGNSWIEYVPGEPQHKWSVVEYNRTPQQNVMLGLVSADEVAAHEQEQQQQQPQRVRATGFMSDETDIENFANEVQVFHATCSSCYAPCETHMKVVNIPHFKDVIIMSTTCERCGYKSNEVKTGGAVPDRGKRVTLYCDDPEDLTRDILKSETCGLKIPELNLDLTPGTLGGRFTTLEGLLRQVRDELHSRVFQETSDSMTPESKANWEKFFERLDTALAGKMKFTVIMEDPLASSYIQNVYAPDDDPNMKVEEFERTREQNEELGLLDMKVD, from the coding sequence ATGAAGCGGAACGAGTCTTCAGATTCTACCAATTCaaaaaaaccaaaattACGTATGGGAGAAGACCAACaagcaaagaaagaagaattcTTCCAGCCTGTCGGACAGGCCGCAGAGGAAGTCGATCACGAACAGGTTCCTGAAAACGATAACGATGGCATCAGAATGACTGGTGCTGAGGACGCCCAGGGCCATCCTGTCCAAGAAATCGATTCTCTTTGCATGAATTGCCACGAGACGGGAGTTTCACGCCTGCTGCTCACCTCGATTCCATATTTCAGAGAGATAGTGGTGATCTCTTTCGAGTGTCCTCACTGCGGATTCAAGAACTCGGAGATCCAGCCGGCTTCCACCATCGCCGAAAAAGGTAGCAGGTACGTGCTCAAGATTGAGAACAAGGAGGACTTCAACCGCCAGGTGGTCAAGTCAGACTATTGCACATGTAAGTTCATCGAGCTCGACATTGAAATTCCCGCAAAGAGAGGTCAGCTGACTACAGTCGAGGGACTTCTGTCCGAAATGGTGGAAGATCTCGAAATGGATCAGCCGCAAAGAAAAGAAGTTCAGCCCGAAATCTACGAAAAAATCGAGCAATTCCTCGCCAAAATACGGTCTGTTCTCAACGGAGAGACGGGCTTGCCATTGACGTTCCTGATCGATGATCCGTCTGGCAACTCCTGGATCGAATACGTTCCGGGCGAGCCTCAGCACAAATGGTCTGTTGTTGAATACAACCGTACGCCTCAGCAGAACGTGATGCTGGGTTTGGTGTCTGCGGACGAAGTTGCTGCCCACGAgcaggaacagcagcaacaacaacctcaAAGAGTCAGAGCTACAGGATTTATGTCTGATGAGACAGATATTGAAAATTTTGCCAATGAGGTGCAGGTGTTCCACGCTACATGCTCTTCTTGCTACGCTCCGTGCGAAACTCATATGAAAGTTGTTAATATTCCTCACTTCAAGGACGTGATTATTATGTCCACCACCTGCGAACGTTGCGGATATAAATCTAATGAGGTCAAGACGGGAGGTGCCGTGCCTGACCGCGGAAAACGTGTGACGCTCTATTGTGACGACCCTGAAGATCTCACCAGAGACATTCTCAAGTCTGAAACCTGTGGACTGAAGATTCCCGAGCTCAACCTGGATTTGACTCCAGGAACGCTTGGCGGAAGATTCACCACTTTGGAAGGTCTTTTGCGCCAAGTCAGAGACGAGCTGCATTCCCGCGTGTTCCAGGAAACTTCCGACTCCATGACTCCCGAATCCAAAGCCAACTGGGAGAAGTTCTTCGAGAGACTCGACACCGCtcttgctggaaaaatgaAGTTCACAGTGATAATGGAAGACCCATTGGCGTCCTCGTACATCCAAAACGTGTATGCACCGGACGACGATCCAAACATGAAGGTGGAAGAATTTGAGAGAACTCGTGAGCAGAACGAAGAGTTGGGACTCTTGGACATGAAGGTGGATTAG
- a CDS encoding Protein with ankyrin repeats: MSFELHKAAQEGNGLIVDGLMSQDPRLVLQSDEDSRTPLHWACTFQHEQIVRRLLAVPKSQFEIDIDHMVDESGWTPFHIACSVGNLEIVKLLAQHDPAPDVNLATSSGQTGLFYAVSKGHYDVVEYLVTECKASARIKDKRAQLPLHRAASIGAEKICELLIKKANSPLNAQDIYGFTALHHALSEGHGDLALKLVKLGADFRVADKDGQLPVDVAVDDKVRKFFVKSLQDEGLIESA; the protein is encoded by the coding sequence ATGTCATTTGAGCTTCACAAGGCTGCGCAGGAGGGCAATGGACTCATTGTGGACGGGCTAATGAGCCAGGATCCACGGTTGGTGCTTCAAAGTGATGAGGACTCCAGAACACCGCTCCATTGGGCCTGTACGTTCCAGCACGAGCAGATCGTCAGACGACTGCTGGCTGTTCCAAAAAGCCAGTTCGAGATCGATATTGACCACATGGTCGACGAAAGCGGATGGACGCCGTTTCACATTGCCTGTTCCGTGGGGAACCTTGAAATTGtgaagctgctggcgcAACATGACCCTGCTCCAGATGTCAACCTGgccaccagcagcggccAAACGGGGCTATTTTACGCTGTGAGTAAGGGCCACTACGACGTGGTGGAGTACCTCGTCACGGAATGTAAGGCCAGTGCCAGAATAAAAGATAAGCGGGCGCAGCTACCATTGCACCGTGCTGCATCCATAGGAGCGGAGAAGATCTGCGAGCTACTGATCAAGAAGGCTAACTCGCCGCTCAATGCTCAGGATATTTACGGGTTCACTGCACTTCACCATGCGCTCAGTGAAGGACATGGCGATTTGGCATTGAAGTTAGTGAAACTAGGGGCAGACTTCAGAGTGGCAGACAAGGATGGCCAGTTGCCTGTGGACGTGGCCGTTGACGACAAGGTGCGCAAGTTTTTTGTGAAAAGTCTCCAGGACGAAGGATTAATCGAGTCAGCCTAA
- a CDS encoding Prohibitin-2: MNNQGWDKFAQDLQKRAQQIAKSQGGRKPPGSPLGFFAGLGGLLLLGGGALLFDNALYNVNGGERAVIYDRLSGVRPEVVGEGTHIKIPFLQFPTIYEIRAKPRSIASLTGTKDLQMVNITCRVLSRPEVSALPTIHRTLGQDYDERVLPSIVNEVLKAVVAQFNAAQLITQREKVSRLVRENLMRRAANFNILLDDVSLTAMTFSPEFSSAVEAKQIAQQDAQRAAFIVDKAIQEKQSLVVKSQGDAKSAQLIGEAIKKSKDYVELKRLDTAKEIASILARSPNKVILDNEALLLNTVTDSRVTKK; encoded by the coding sequence ATGAACAACCAAGGGTGGGACAAATTTGCCCAAGATTTGCAGAAAAGAGCTCAGCAAATTGCCAAAAGCCAGGGTGGCCGCAAGCCACCTGGATCACCGCTGGGTTTCTTTGCTGGCCTGGGAGGACTGCTTCTGCTGGGAGGTGGTGCACTGTTATTTGACAATGCTCTGTACAATGTGAACGGTGGTGAAAGGGCGGTGATTTATGACAGATTGAGCGGTGTTCGTCCTGAAGTTGTAGGCGAAGGTACCCATATTAAGATTCCCTTCCTTCAATTCCCAACAATCTACGAGATCCGTGCCAAGCCAAGAAGCATTGCCTCGCTGACCGGTACGAAGGACTTGCAGATGGTGAACATCACGTGCAGAGTGCTTTCGAGACCGGAGGTTAGTGCGTTGCCTACAATTCACCGCACGTTGGGCCAAGACTACGACGAAAGAGTTCTTCCCTCGATTGTGAACGAAGTTCTGAAGGCGGTTGTGGCACAATTTAATGCTGCACAGCTCATTACACAGAGAGAGAAGGTGTCGAGACTTGTTCGTGAGAACCTTATGAGAAGAGCGGCCAACTTCAACATTTTGCTGGACGACGTTTCGCTCACGGCCATGACGTTCTCTCCGGAGTTCTCGAGCGCGGTCGAAGCCAAGCAGATTGCCCAGCAGGACGCCCAGCGGGCGGCCTTTATTGTGGACAAGGCCATCCAGGAGAAACAGAGTCTGGTGGTGAAGTCTCAGGGTGACGCGAAGTCGGCGCAGCTGATTGGTgaggccatcaagaagtCCAAGGACTatgtcgagctcaagagaCTGGACACAGCCAAGGAAATTGCCAGCATCCTGGCCAGATCTCCAAACAAGGTCATTTTGGATAACGAGGCACTGCTGTTGAACACTGTGACCGACTCTAGAGTTACCAAGAAATAA
- a CDS encoding Importin subunit beta-4, giving the protein MDAQFLSGLEQTLRNILSPDNNAIKNATQALKTQYYSNSLAFPSLIHLLQNSADDSVKQLAAVEAKKLVPKQWETLDESLKSQIRESLLKFAFAYKSKSIRHSSARIVAAIAEIDIPDNKWPTLLQSLVGGAQDADVQTREMAVFIIFCILETFPADWFEHSQDFLSLFATTLQDQASLDVQVTSVSALEVISAYIEEDDALLTKLAPSFRSLLPSMVHLLKSSLSFSDTERTKELFTAFNSFVLLDIKLLGDSFVDIINLMIETAMNKDLDEEIRCFALRTLTQCIAYRKSKISQAKLGGQMATCALRVASEEDDEAEEELEKEDEENENEEASPHTLALRLLNELAINLPSSQIIQPILELAPQLLSSSNQYERRAALLSIGVTVEGAPDYISTQLPKIIQLVIAGLHDGSIIVKAAALRTLAQLNEELKDTVAEYHELLLSPIISIIDSTNKIMVYKYATCALDTLIEYMSNESIKQYMEPLMNKLFQMLDGAQSSSLKSSIVSAIGSVAYAAGKAFTPYFDPSIKFLEKFIANMDHIDGMTEDDIELRAQTFENISSMARAVGSEAFAPYAQPLIDASYSAIHSANGRLRESGFAFISNMAKVYGEQFTPFLDRIVPEIFNCLQQDEFDFNFGPEDEIADEADLAEKLNVHTGITVEKEVALVALSSLAVGTKAGFTSFVDQTVKILSEQIDESYAVREASLSTLWKVAYCMYEAHGKNDKVLELIRNVRSITISILPEEFDVHMVMTCIDCLYEYIKSKALGKLAIMEGTDSSQLESLCTQLMLILKNEHLCLTQDDEDVPSDEVDTTETDAMIYDSALEVLVSLADAFGGDFVRIFSSFKDVILSQVKCKNKNKRVSTVGCLAEICNGLKSENPYTTELLEVFIDRLANDKSSEVRGSAAYGVGVLIEHATVDVTPAYPATLNSLSKLLNKAGKEASKTDEDDVETKDTINRTIANACGCVSRMALKHPQAVPLNVIVPSLLSHLPLETGLEENKPIFELILKLYQENNEIIVNATAQVVDIFEQVFLRELEKQKLISESTLGREENIERLNQFDSEETQHKVVAFLKYLESKFAGVVSSKEVLKNVIA; this is encoded by the coding sequence ATGGACGCCCAATTCTTGAGTGGTTTGGAACAAACACTCAGAAACATCTTGTCGCCAGACAACAACGCGATCAAGAATGCCACACAGGCTTTGAAGACGCAGTACTACAGCAACTCTCTGGCCTTTCCTTCTTTGATCCACCTGCTTCAAAACTCTGCCGACGACAGTGTCAAGCAGCTGGCAGCCgtggaggccaagaagtTGGTTCCAAAACAATGGGAGACGCTCGACGAAAGTCTCAAGTCTCAAATCAGGGAGTCTCTGCTGAAGTTTGCGTTTGCATACAAGTCCAAGAGCATCAGACACTCTTCGGCTAGAATCGTGGCTGCCATTGCCGAAATTGATATCCCCGACAACAAATGGCCAACCCTGCTGCAGTCGCTGGTTGGAGGAGCCCAGGATGCCGACGTGCAGACCAGAGAGATGGCTGTGTTCATCATCTTCTGTATTTTGGAGACATTCCCTGCCGACTGGTTTGAGCACTCGCAGGACTTCCTGTCCCTATTTGCCACCACTTTGCAGGACCAGGCCTCCCTCGACGTCCAGGTCACCTCCGTTTCTGCCTTGGAAGTTATTTCTGCGTACATCGAGGAGGACGATGCGCTGTTGACGAAGCTTGCTCCTTCGTTCAGGTCGCTGCTTCCAAGCATGGTGCATCTGCTAAAGAGCTCTCTCTCGTTTTCTGACACGGAGAGGACCAAGGAGCTATTCACGGCGTTCAACAGCTTTGTTCTGCTGGACATAAAGCTGCTGGGCGACAGCTTTGTGGACATTATCAACCTGATGATTGAGACGGCCATGAACAAGgacctggacgaggagatccGGTGTTTCGCGCTCAGAACGTTGACCCAGTGCATTGCGTACAGAAAATCCAAGATCTCGCAAGCCAAGCTGGGCGGACAGATGGCTACGTGTGCTCTACGTGTTGcgagcgaggaggacgacgaggccgaggaagagctcgaaaaagaggacgaggagaacgagaacgaaGAGGCTTCGCCGCACACGCTGGCTCTGAGActtttgaacgagctggcGATCAACCTGCCGTCGAGCCAGATCATCCAACCGATCCTGGAGTTGGCTCCGCAGCTTCTGAGCTCGAGCAACCAGTACGAAAGAAGAGCTGCTCTGCTTTCGATTGGCGTTACCGTTGAGGGTGCGCCTGACTACATTTCGACGCAGCTGCCTAAAATCATCCAGCTGGTGATTGCCGGCTTGCATGACGGGTCGATTATCGTCAAGGCTGCTGCGCTGCGCACTCTGGCCCAGCTGAATGAGGAACTCAAGGACACGGTTGCAGAGTAccacgagctgctgctcagTCCTATCATTTCTATCATCGACTCCACCAATAAGATCATGGTTTACAAGTACGCCACCTGTGCGCTGGACACGCTGATCGAGTACATGTCGAACGAAAGCATCAAGCAGTACATGGAGCCGCTGATGAACAAATTGTTCCAGATGCTGGACGGCGCGCAGTCATCGTCGCTCAAATCGAGCATCGTGTCGGCAATCGGGTCGGTGGCCTATGCGGCCGGCAAGGCGTTCACTCCGTATTTCGACCCGTCGATCAagttcttggagaaattcATTGCCAACATGGACCACATCGACGGCATgaccgaggacgacatcGAGCTGCGTGCGCAGACATTCGAGAATATCTCGTCAATGGCGCGGGCCGTGGGCTCTGAGGCGTTTGCTCCGTACGCACAGCCgctgatcgacgcgtcgtACAGCGCGATCCACTCTGCTAACGGCAGACTCAGAGAGTCCGGCTTTGCGTTCATCTCTAACATGGCCAAAGTGTACGGCGAGCAGTTCACGCCATTCCTGGACAGAATCGTGCCGGAGATCTTCAACTGTCTGCAGCAGGACGAGTTCGACTTCAACTTTGGTcccgaggacgagattgCAGACGAAGCAGATCTGGCAGAGAAATTGAATGTCCACACGGGTATCACCGTTGAAAAAGAGGTTGCGCTCGTGGCACTGAGCTCGCTAGCCGTCGGCACCAAGGCCGGCTTTACGAGCTTCGTCGACCAAACCGTCAAGATCCTCAGCGagcagatcgacgagtcgtaCGCCGTTAGAGAAGCGTCGCTGTCGACGCTCTGGAAGGTGGCATACTGCATGTACGAGGCGCACGGCAAGAACGacaaggtgctggagctgatcagaaACGTGCGCAGCATCACCATTAGCATTCTGCCCGAAGAGTTCGATGTGCACATGGTGATGACGTGCATCGACTGTCTGTATGAGTACATTAAGTCCAAGGCCCTGGGAAAGCTGGCCATCATGGAGGGCACCGACTCGTCGCAGCTGGAGTCGCTGTGCACGCAGTTGATGCTGATCCTTAAGAACGAGCACCTGTGCCTCACCcaggacgatgaggacgtCCCGAGCGACGAGGTCGACACCACAGAGACCGACGCCATGATCTACGACTCGGCACTCGAGGTGCTGGTGAGTCTGGCCGACGCTTTCGGCGGCGACTTTGTGCGCAtcttcagctctttcaaagacgTCATTCTCTCGCAGGTCAAGTGcaaaaacaagaacaagcGCGTCTCCACGGTCGGCTGTCTTGCCGAGATCTGCAACGGCCTTAAGAGCGAAAACCCGTACACCACAGAGCTGCTCGAGGTGTTCATCGATAGACTCGCCAACGACAAGTCTTCCGAGGTGCGTGGCTCGGCCGCGTACGGTGTCGGTGTCCTGATCGAGCACGCCACTGTCGACGTGACGCCTGCTTACCCGGCCACCCTCAACTCGCTGtccaagctgctcaataAAGCCGGCAAGGAAGCTTCCAAGAccgacgaagacgacgtTGAGACCAAGGACACGATCAACAGAACGATTGCCAACGCATGCGGTTGTGTCAGCAGAATGGCGCTCAAGCACCCGCAGGCCGTGCCGCTCAACGTGATCGTGCCCTCGCTACTTAGCCACCTGCCTCTGGAAACCGGCCTCGAGGAGAACAAGCCTATTTTcgagctgattttgaaacTTTACCAGGAGAACAACGAGATTATTGTCAATGCCACTGCCCAGGTGGTTGACATTTTCGAGCAGGTGTTCCTGagagagctggagaagcagaaactgatcaGTGAGTCGACGCTGGGAAGAGAAGAGAACATAGAAAGACTGAACCAGTTTGACTCAGAGGAGACTCAGCACAAGGTTGTGGCGTTCCTCAAGTACCTCGAGAGCAAGTTTGCTGGCGTGGTTTCGTCCAaggaggtgctgaaaaatgtgaTTGCGTGA
- a CDS encoding putative RNA-binding protein, protein MYNSAYNQHHSYYPNKSSASPPASQYTQSSQLNGQSNGQQNAQTPQLWMGDLDQRWDETTIKQIWSSVLAPLGILVHSVKLIRDKQSMNLELANAGYCFIRFHNFEDCYKVLELFNGKPIPGTNNVRFFRLNWSSANSSGANATAFQPKGQSEYSIFVGDLPQTVTEQSLLQAFQARYPSCSGAKVMIDPATGHLKGYGFVKFLNETDQKRALIEMQGYVLLGRPIRVSTASKSQTNAAANSSFASAMPSQDGLGQLKVNVPSLPQTAPLQYYNDPNNTTVFIGGLNVPISEMQLRALFSRYGDISYVKIPPGKNCGFVQFFHRASAEMAISEMQGYDIGGGCRIRVSWGARAAQRNWFAKQLAMQQQPPQQAVQPPQTQQFQQANLYNMSNTLGLTGTKYSLLNDLLIDHASTPVTNGGAYSGSLLNIDRLSREPIPFSPLNSSGTSLTTSFASDELRLNEYFLASRLNNLEQLDIGSGLFKLN, encoded by the coding sequence ATGTATAATTCTGCTTATAATCAACACCACTCATACTACCCAAACAAGTCTTCAGCATCGCCTCCTGCATCGCAATATACGCAGTCCAGCCAGCTGAATGGGCAATCAAATGGCCAGCAAAATGCGCAGACCCCTCAACTCTGGATGGGTGATCTCGACCAAAGGTGGGACGAGACCACGATCAAGCAGATTTGGTCTAGTGTTCTTGCCCCGCTGGGGATTTTAGTGCACTCTGTGAAGCTCATTAGAGACAAGCAGAGCATGAACCTCGAACTGGCAAACGCAGGCTATTGCTTCATTCGATTCCATAATTTCGAAGATTGCTACAAGGTACTCGAGCTATTCAATGGTAAGCCAATTCCAGGAACAAATAACGTCCGCTTTTTCAGACTGAATTGGTCTTCGGCCAACTCTTCAGGTGCCAATGCTACTGCCTTCCAGCCTAAGGGACAGTCCGAGTATTCTATTTTTGTCGGCGACCTGCCTCAGACTGTGACCGAACAAAGCCTCTTGCAAGCCTTCCAAGCAAGATATCCCTCATGTTCTGGTGCCAAGGTCATGATTGACCCTGCTACTGGTCATCTGAAAGGTTATGGATTTGTCAAGTTTTTAAACGAGACCGACCAGAAAAGAGCATTGATAGAGATGCAAGGTTACGTTTTGCTTGGAAGACCTATCAGAGTTTCCACCGCATCCAAATCCCAGACAAATGCAGCTGCCAACAGCTCTTTTGCATCTGCCATGCCATCTCAGGATGGTCTTGGTCAGCTGAAGGTCAACGTCCCTTCTTTGCCCCAGACAGCTCCTCTTCAATACTATAATGACCCCAACAACACCACCGTTTTCATTGGTGGACTGAATGTTCCAATTTCAGAAATGCAATTGCGAGCTCTTTTCTCAAGATACGGCGACATCAGCTATGTGAAAATTCCGCCGGGCAAAAATTGTGGATTCGTCCAGTTTTTCCACCGTGCTAGTGCAGAGATGGCCATCAGTGAGATGCAGGGCTACGATATTGGTGGCGGCTGTCGGATTAGAGTCAGCTGGGGGGCCCGTGCCGCTCAGAGGAATTGGTTCgccaagcagcttgccatgcagcagcaaccacCGCAGCAGGCAGTTCAACCCCCTCAGACACAACAGTTTCAACAAGCCAATTTGTACAACATGTCCAATACATTGGGACTCACTGGTACTAAATATAGCTTGCTAAATGATCTGCTGATTGACCATGCTAGCACTCCTGTTACCAATGGTGGAGCATACAGTGGCTCCCTTCTTAACATTGACAGACTCTCTCGCGAACCCATTCCTTTCAGTCCACTCAACTCGTCGGGGACCTCTTTGACAACTAGCTTTGCCTCTGATGAACTCCGCTTAAACGAGTATTTTCTTGCTTCTAGACTCAACAACTTGGAGCAGCTAGACATAGGTTCTGGTCTCTTCAAACTTAACTGA